The Streptomyces collinus DNA segment ACACTGAACCAAATTACTAACTAGCGTCGTAGATCACGCTTTTGGGTGTTTGTCGGGCCTCGGGTTACCAAGGGATGGCCACACGGCGAGCGACTGTGCGCCGGGTGGTTTTCTCCGTCCCCTTCCATACGAGGTTTCGATGTCCCAGCGCGTCACGTCCCGTTCTTCCCGTACGTCCCAGCTCCGCACCCGTGCGACCGTGCTGGCCGCCGGCCTTGGTGTCTCGGTCGCACTGGGAGCCGGGGTCGCGTCCGCCGCCGACACCACGGCCGCGTCCGGTGCCGCCAGTGCCGTCCAGGCGCAGGCCGCCGCCCAGGCCAAGGCCGCCAAGGCCGAGGCCGTGAAGGCCGAGAAGGCCGCCAAGGCCGCCGCCGCGAAGAAGGCCGCCGAGAAGAAGGCCGCTGTCGCGAAGGCGGCCGCCAAGAAGGCCGCGCCGTCCTGGGTCGACCCGGTGAAGAAGTACAAGCTCTCCGCGTCCTTCGCCCAGAACGGCGGCATGTGGCAGTCCACCCACAGCGGTCAGGACTTCGCCGTGCCGAGCGGCACCCAGGTCGTCGCCACCCACGGCGGCACCGTGGTCAAGGCCGGCGGCAACGGCGCCGGTGACGGTCCCGCGTACGGCAACGCCGTCGTGATCAAGCACGGCAACGGCACGTACTCCCAGTACGCCCACCTGTCGAAGGTCACGGTGCACGTCGGCCAGATCGTCAAGACCGGCCAGGAGATCGCCAAGTCCGGCAACACCGGCAACTCCAGCGGCCCGCACCTGCACTTCGAGATCCGCACGACCCCGAACTACGGCTCGGCGGTCGACCCGGTGAAGTTCCTGCGCGCCAAGGGCGTGACGGTCTGACCCGCCTGTGAGGCGCAGGCCCTAGGAGCCCCCGGCTCCCCGGTGGGCCTGGGCCACCAGGTCCGTGGCGACCTCGAGGACGGCTTTGTTCTTCTCCTCGGGGTCGTCTCCCATGTCCTGGAGCAGGAACATGCCGGCGTGCAGCGTGAAGATCGCGCTGGCGTAGCGGACCTGGTCGACCAGGGCGGCGTCCGGGTCGACGATGATGTCGCGCAGGCTGTGGATGCGCGCCTTGAAGGACTCGCCGATCCGCAGGTCCCGGACCGTCGCCTGGTTCTCGTGCATGAAGCGGAACAACGGCGCCGCCTCGGCGAGCGCTGCGGCGTAGCGGCGGACGATCTCCTGCTTGGTGGCCAGGGTGTGCGGCTGCTGCCGGCCCCACTCGATCAGGTCCTCGATCGGCTGGGTGAGGTCCTCGAAGATGCTGACGAGGATCTCTTCCTTCGTCTTGAAGTGGTAGTAGAGCGCCGCTTTGGTGACCTCCAGGCACTCGGCGATCTCGCGCAGGGAGGTCTTCTCGTAGCCCTGCTCCGCGAAGAGTTCGAGGGCCACGTCCTGGATGCGCCGGCGGGTGTCCCCGCGGCGCCGCTGCCTGGTGCCGTCCATGGTGCCGCCCATCCTCCTACGTCCCCCGCTTTCCATAAAACTTACTTGACGACCGGCTAGTTCCAGGTCTAGCTTCCGAGTGTAGTCACTAGCCGGTCGACAAGTAAGTAGCGGTAGCTGGGGGAGTGGGAGCGATGACGGACACGACGGAGACACCGGCGGCCGACGCCGGGGAGAAACAGCCCAGAAGCGTGCGGGTGGTGCTGCTCGCGCTGATGATCGCCATGATGCTCGCGATGCTCGACAACATGATCATCGGTACGGCGATGCCGACGATCGTCGGTGAGCTGGGCGGGCTCGAACACCTCTCCTGGGTCGTCACCGCCTACACGCTCGCGACCGCTGCCTCCACTCCGCTGTGGGGCAAGCTCGGCGACATGTACGGCCGCAAGGGCACGTTCCTGTCGTCCATCGTCCTCTTCCTCATCGGCTCCGCGCTCAGCGGCATGGCCCAGAACATGGGCGAACTGATCGGCTTCCGCGCCGTGCAGGGCCTCGGCGCCGGCGGTCTGATGGTCGGCGTCATGGCGATCATCGGCGACCTGATACCGCCCCGGGAGCGCGGCAAGTACCAGGGCATGATGGCCGGCGTCATGGCGCTGGCGATGATCGGCGGTCCGCTGGTCGGCGGCACCATCACCGACAACTGGGGCTGGCGCTGGGCCTTCTACATCAACCTGCCGCTCGGCGCGGTCGCGCTGGTCGCCGTCAGTGCGGTGCTGCACCTGCCGAAGAAGCGCTCCAAGGCGCGGATCGACTACCTGGGGGCCGCGCTGCTGACCGTCGGCATCACCGCGATCGTGCTCGTGACGACCTGGGGCGGCACCGAGTACGCCTGGGGCTCCGCGCGGATCATGGAGCTGATCGGCATCGGGGTCGCCGCCCTGGTCGGGTTTGTGTTCTGGCAGACCAGGGCCGCCGAGCCGGTGGTGCCGCTGCACATCTTCCGCAGCCGCAACTTCACGCTGATGTCGGTCATCGGCTTCATCACCGGCTTCGTGATGTTCGGCGCCACGCTCTTCCTGCCGCTCTACCAGCAGTCCGTGCAGGGCGCCTCCGCGACCAACTCCGGGCTGCTGCTCCTGCCGATGCTCGGCGCGATGCTGGTGACCTCGATGGTCGCCGGGCGGGTGACCACGAACACCGGCAAGTACAAGGTCTTCCCGGTCGTCGGCAGCGCGCTGATGATCGTCGGGCTGTATCTGCTCTCCACCATGGACACCGGGACCTCCCGTCTGACGTCCGGTGTCTTCATGGCCGTGGTCGGACTCGGCATGGGCTGCCTGATGCAGATCACCATGCTGGTCGCGCAGAACAGCGTGGAGATGAAGGACATGGGCGTCGCGTCCTCGTCGACCACCCTGTTCCGCACGCTCGGCTCCTCCTTCGGCGTCGCGATCATGGGCGCTCTGTTCAACAACCGCGTCCAGGACGTCATGAGCGAGCGGGCCGGGGCGCTGGGCTCCAAGGTGACCGAGCAGTCGGCCCAGCTCGACGCGAAGAGCCTGGAGAAGCTGCCGGTGCTGGCCAGGGAGGCGTACCAGCACGCGGTCTCCGCCGGCACCCACTCGGCGTTCCTGCTGGGCGCCGTGGTCGCGGTGGTCGCCCTCGTGGCGGCCGTGTTCGTGAAGGAAGTGCCGCTGCGGGGAGCGGGGCCGAAGGAGGACGGCAAGCCGGACGCCCCGGCTGCCCAGCCGCCCGTCGTGGAGACCGTCTGACCGCACCGCAGGAGGCCCCCGGGAGTGTCCGCCCGGGGGCCTTCGGCATGCCCCGGCCTCCGGGGGGGGGGCACACACCCGTCACGCCTGGGCCGGGGTGCGAGCCGGGGGCCGTTGTCAGACCCCCGTGCCACCATCGGTCGCATGGACAAGACGCGCCAGATCCGGCTCGCCAAGGACGCCATGGACCGGGACTGGGCCGACCCCGGGCTCGACCTGGACACCGTGGCCGCGCACGCCGGGTACTCGCGCTACCACTTCATCCGCGCCTTCAAGGAGGCGTACGGCGAGACCCCCGGCCAGTACCTCACGCACCGCCGCATAGAACGCGCCGAGGACCTGCTGCGCACGGCGAACCTGTCGGTGACGGAGATCTGCCACCTGGTCGGCTTCAGCAGCGTCGGCACCTTCTCGGCCCGCTTCAAGACCTGGACCGGCCTGACCCCCAGCGAGTACCGGACGAAACACGTGGGCCGGGGCGCCGCCCTCATACCCGGCTGCTACGCCATGCTCTGGGCCGGCGGTTTCCGCTCCGCGCCCGGCGCCGGCAAGCAGAACCCTTCCGGAGAGGCGCAGCAGCGCAATTCCGGAGAAGCGGGCTGACACCCCCGCTGCCTACCGTGGCAGGGCGGGCACGACCGGCCGCAGTCACAGCCGCAGCGGCAGAGCCACAGCCACAGAGTCAGCGCAGGAGCACGCCATGATCAAGGGTCTCGCCATCTCGACCGTCTGGGTCCTCGACCAGGACCGGGCGAAGGAGTTCTACACGCAGAAGCTGGGTCTTGAGGTCCGTACGGACATGACCATGGGCGAGGGCGGCATGCGCTGGCTCACGGTCGGCTCACCGAACCAGCCCGAGGTCGAGCTGACGCTCATGGTGCCCGGCGGGCCCGCCATGGACCCCGAGTCCGCCGAGATGCTCAGGAAGCTGGTGACCAAGGGGGCGCTCGGCGCGGGCGTGCTGACCACCGACGACATCCACGGCGACTACAAGAAGCTCAAGGACCGGGGCGTGGAGTTCCTCCAGGAGCCGCAGGAGCGTCCGTACGGCACGGAGGCGCTGTTCCGCGACGACTCGGGCAACTGGTTCTCCTTCACCCAGCCCCGCGAGGGCGGCCTCGACATGGACCAGGACTGGACCTGCTGACCCGCCGCGGCACCCTCACGACCCCGGCAGCATCGGGTAGCTCCCCGTGTTCGTCGGCGCGTGTTCCGGCAGCCACAGCACGGCGACCGCCCCCTCGGCCGGAAGATGCTCCGGCGTCCCCGGGGTGCGGACGTTGCGGAAGGTCAGCCGGGCTCCCAGTACCCGGGCCTGCCCGGCCGCGATGGTCAGGCCGAGTCCGTGGCCGTGCCCGGCGCGGTCCTTGCTGCCGGTGCGGAAGCGGCTCGGCCCCTCGGCGAGCAGGTCCTCGGGGAAGCCCGGGCCGTGGTCGCGCACGCGGATGACCCGGCCCTCGACGCTGACCTCGACGGGCGGCTTGCCGTGCCGGGCCGCGTTGGCCAGGAGATTGAACAGCACGCGCTCCAGGCGGCGCGGGTCGGTGGTGACCTCCGACTCGTGCACGATGCGCACCTCGATGGCCGGGTCCTTGGCCGCCACCCGCCGGGCGACGAACTCGCCGAGCATGATGTCCTGCAGCTCCGCCCGCTCGGAGGCCCCGTCGAGGCGGGCCACCTCCAGCACGTCCTCGACCAGCGTGCGCATGGCCTTGGCCCGGTCCAGCACCAGCTCGGTCGGGCGTCCGGGGGGCAGCAGTTCCGCGGCGGTGAGCAGCCCGGTCACCGGGGTGCGCAGCTCGTGCGCGATGTCGGCGGTCACCCGCCGCTCGGCCTCGATGCGCTGCCGCAGCGCGTCCGCCATGGCGTCCACCGCGCTCGCCAGGTCGTCCGTCTCGTCCCGCACGACCCCGCCCATGGCGTCCCGCACCCGCACGTCCGTCTCGCCGCCCGCGAGCTGGCCCGCCGCGATGGCCGCCTTGCGCAGCCGCCGAGAGAGGTGCCCGCCGATCAGCACCCCGAGCGCGCTGCCGCCGAGGACGACCGCGATGGACCCGATGAGCAGGGCCTGGTCGAGGTCCTGAAGGATGTCGGAGCTGCGGTCGGTGAAGCCCGAGTGCAGGGACATCACCTGCCCGTTCTTCAGGGGCACGGCGGCCCATATGTCGGGCACGTCACCCGGCCGGTCGGCCACGTACGTCGCCCGCTGGCCCGCCTCGACCCGCTCCCGCAGCGCATGCGGCAGATCCGGGTCGTTGATCTTGGTGTTGGGGAAGTTCATCCGCCCGGACAGCTCGAAGTTGCGCTGGGCGATCATGATCCGCTCGTCGGCGAGGTCACGCGCGTTGTCCAGCATCGAGACCCGGGCGGCGTTGTGCACGACGAGGCTCAGCGCGACCGCCACCAGCGCACCCACCAGTGCGATGGCCGCGCTCAGCTTCCATCTGAGGCCCGTACGGATGCCCGCACGCTCCAAGCCCGCGGCGACCAGGCGCCGGAAGTGCCCCCTCATATCCCTGCCCCTGCTCAGGCCTTCAACTTGTAGCCGAATCCACGGACCGTCTCGATCCGGTCCTGGCCGATCTTCTGCCGCAGCCGCTGCACATGCACGTCGACGACGCGGGTGTCCCCGCCCCAGCCGTAGTCCCACACCCGCTCCAGCAGCTTGTCGCGGGAGAGCACCGTGCCCGGCGCCGAGGAGAACTCCAGCAGCAACCGCATCTCGGTGGGCGTCAGCGCCACCGGCTGTCCGGCGCGGCGGACCTCCATGCCCTCGGTGTCGACCTCCAGGTCCCCGAAGGCCAGCACGCCGCCGCTCGCCGGGGCGGCCGGCTCGTCGCCTCGGCCGCCGCCCGCGTGCCCGAAGCGGCGCAGCACCGCGCGGATCCGGGCGACCAGGACCGCACCGTCGAACGGCTTGGTCACATAGTCGTCGGCGCCCGCCTCCAGGCCCAGCACGACGTCGATGGAGTCGGCCCGCGCCGACAGCATGATCACCGGCACGGTCGACTCGTCGCGGATGCGGCGGCACAGGCTGACACCGTCGAGGCCGGGGACCATGACGTCCAGCAGCGCGATGTCGGGGCGGTCCGCCCGGAACGCCTCCAGGCCAGAGAGCCCGTCGGGCATCGCGGTGACCACGAAGCCGTCCCGTTCCAGGGCGAGCTGGGTGGCCTCGCGGATGACGTCGTCGTCCTCGACGAACAGGACATGGGTCTGGTCTGCCATCCCGGTGCTCTCTGTCCTCTGTGGTTCGTGGGGTGCGTTCCACTGCTGGGGCGCGCGTTCGGTTGTTGAGGATGCGTTCTACTGCTGGGACGCACGGTCCCTGCGATGCGTTCACCGAGGGATCGGGCCGAGTGGCCCGATCGGTTCACGCGGATCTTCCGCCCGAGTCGGCCCGCGGCGCTTCCGCCCGAGTCGGCCGGCGTCTCTCCCGCCCGCGTCAGCCCGCGGGCACCGGCGTCGCGCTGTCGCCGACGACCTTCCCGTAGTCGTTGTGGGTGCGGTACTTCTCGGTGAAGTGGCCGGAGGTCCACCTGTACGTGATCACGTTCTCCCCGGAGGGACTCGACACCGGGTCGCCCTTCTCGTACACCTGCTTGGTCACCACCAGGTCCCCGCGGTCGATCTCCGCGTAGACCGGCGGCTCCTCCGCCTTGAACACATTCTCGTACGAGCCGTCCTGCTCGCGGTACACGTAACTGCCGACACCCACCGCGTCACCGCAGGTCAGCACATTGACGACGACATCGTCCGCGGAGCCTTCGGTCAGATTGCCGTAGGAGACGTCCACCGGGTACTCGTCGGCGACGCACGGCTTCAGCTCGCGCTTCACCTCGGGCGCGACCTTCGGGTCGTCCTTGATGAGCTTGACCGCGTTCACGTTGTCGGGGGACTTCGACGGCGCGGCGGACGGGGTGGCGGCGGCGCCGGCCACCGAGTCGGCGTGCGCCGGGCCCTCGTCACGGGCGCCGGTCCCGCCGGCACCGCACCCGGACACCAAAAGGGCGAGGGCGGTGGGCACGGCCAGGGCCGCGCTCACCGCCTGGATACTGCCCCGGGTCCGTGCAGAACCCTCGCCGGTCAGGCCGCGCACCGCTCCCGCTCCTCACGCTCCAGCGCGCGTGCGTCCAGATCGCGGGACTCCAGCTCCTCGCGGAGCCGGGCGAGCGCCCGGTGCAGCGTGCTCTTGACCGTTCCGGCCGACATGCCGAGGGCGGCGGCCGTCTCCTCCGTGGACATCTGCTCCCAGTGTCGCAGCACCACGACACTGCGCTGCTTGGGGGCGAGGACCTTCAGGATGTCCATCAGCAGGGCGCGGTCCGCGTGCTGCTCGGTGGCGTCGTCGACCGAGGCGTCCGGGAGCTGCTCGGTCGGGACCTCCTCCAGCTTCCGCGCCCGCCACCACTCCGTGCGGGTGTTGATCATCACCCGGCGCAGATAGGCGTCGGCCAGCCGCTTGTCCTCGATGGTCTCCCAGCGGCCGTACGTCCGTACCAGCGCCGTCTGCAGCAGATCCTGCGCGTCCGTCGGGTCCGGGACCAGGCGGCGGGCACTGCGCAGCAGCGCGTCCTGCCGGGTGCGGACGTACTCCTCGAACTCGAGCACCTCGCCCTGCGCCATGGTGAACCGCCTCCCGTTTCCCCGTTCGGGCCGGCTCCCCGCCGCCCGTGCACTGCCTGTGGTCTTCCGTCGTCCCGTGTCTTCCGGGAACGCATCTGAAGGTACGGAGGCGTTGTCACGGCGCTGTCCGAAGCAGCCTGCGGCCAGCACTCGGCTGTCCGTCGGTTGTGTAACGGAAATCCGAACGGGGTAAAGAACTGGGGGTGTTGAGGCGGTTAAGGGGTGATTTGTCCACCCCGGATGCTGTGACGAACGGCGGCCCGCGGCTGTGATGTGCCTGTACGTCAGGTCAGCGGCAGCCGGTACAGACCGCCTGCCATGGGCTCCACCAGACCGTCGGAGACGAGACCGTCGAGGGCGCGGGCCCGCTGCACCGGCTCGTGCCACACCCGGTCCAGAGCGGCCTGCGGAACGGGCCCGTGCGCCTCCCGCAGCACGGCGAGCAGCCGCCCGCGCACCTGCCGGTCGGTGCCCGCGTAGGTCTGGCCCTTGCGCGGCGGACCGTCGTGCTCCGGCTTGCCCGAAAGCCGCCAGGCGCACCGCGCGGCGATCGGGCAGCGGTGACACGACTCGTTCTTCGCCGTGCACACCAGCGCGCCCAGCTCCATGGAGGCGGCGGCCCAGCGGGCGGCGGTCGGCTCGTCCTCGGGCAGCAGCGCGCGGGCCAGCCTGCGCTCGGCGGCGGTGGTGGCGTTCGGCGGGTACTGCACGCCGGTGACCGCACGGGCGAAGACCCGGCGCACGTTGGTGTCCAGCACCGGGTGCCGCTGCCCGTAGGCGAAGGAGGCGACGGCGGCGGCCGTGTACTCACCGATGCCCGGCAGCGCCAGCAGCTGGGCGTGGTCGGCCGGTACGTCACCGCCGTGCCGTTCCGTTATGGCGACGGCGGCGCCGTGCAGCCGCAGCGCGCGGCGCGGGTAGCCGAGCCGGCCCCAGGCGCGGACGGCCTCGCCGGGCGCCTCCTTGGCCAGGTCGGCGGGGCGCGGCCAGCGCTCCAGCCACTGCTCGTAGACGGGCAGGACGCGGCTCACCGGCGTCTGCTGCAGCATGAACTCACTGACCATCACCCCCCACGCCCCGGCCTCGGGACGCCGCCACGGCAGGTCACGGGCGTGTTCGCCGAACCAGTCGATGACGGGGGAGTGCAGGTCCGCTCCGAGGGGCGGGCCGGAGGGGGAGTCGGCGGGGGCGGGGATGGGCTGCGGGGGCTTCGTGGGAGCAGTCATGGCATATCGATGGTGCCACGCAAAGCCGTCCGATCGGGCACACCGCCACCCCTGAAAGAGGTGGGTACCTGGCGATCGACAGCAGTGCGGGCAGGTCTGGCACTTGTAGCGTCGGGCGCATGGAACCTCCCGGCCCGGCCTCGCTCGCCCGTGGCGTCCTCCTCTGGGCCGCCTTCGCCGTCCCGGCGCTCACGGCGGACCGGATCGGGCTGAACGAGCCGCGGTCTGGCTGGCAGCAGGCGGCCGGTGTGGCCGTGCTGGCCGTGGCCGTCGCCGTGTCCCGGCGGCTGCCGCCGGTCGCCTTCGTGCTGGTGGCCGCCCTGAGCATGACCGCCACCCCGGCCCTGTTCACCGTCTCCTACGGTCCCGCCCTCGGCGTGTGCGCGCTGCTGCTCGGGCTGCGGGCGGGCCAGGCGCGCCCCGCAGTGCTGTGCTTCGCCGCTGTCGGCTGCGCGGGGACCGCACGGATCGTGCTCACCGGCGTGGACCCGGCCCCCGAGTGGCTCGTCATGACGGGCACGCTGCTCTTCGGCTGTGTCTTCCCCTGGCTCGGCGGGCGCTACTGGCGGCAGAGCCGCGAGCTGGCCGAGGCGGGATGGCTGCGCGCCGCCAGGCTGGAGGACGAGGCCGGCCTCGCCGAGGAGCGCGCACGGCTGCGCGAACGGGCCCGGATCGCCCAGGACATGCACGACTCCCTCGGCCACGAGCTGAGCCTCATCGCCCTGCGTGCCGGCGCCCTCCAGGTCGCTCCCGGCCTCGGCGACGAACACCGGGCGGCGGCGGCCGACCTGCGCGCGGCCGCCGCCGACGCCACCGACCGGCTGCAGCGCATCATCGGCGTCCTGCGCGAGGACGACGACGAGCCGGTGCCGCTGTCCCCGGCCGGCGAGACCCTGGAGCAATTGGTCGCCCGCGCCGCCGAGTCTGGCCTCCCGGTGCGCTGGGAGCCGGGCGGACGGGACCCGGCCGCGGGCCCGCACTCCTCCGGTCCCGGCGAGGTCGCCGAGCGGTTGCTGCACCGCGTGGTCCGGGAGGCGCTGACCAACGCGGCACGGCACGCACCGGGCGCCCCCGTGGTCGTGGCGGTCACCGGATGCGCGGCGGGCACCTCCGTCACCGTCACCAATGGCCGCCCGACACAGGACGGTTCCCGGCCCTCGGGAGGCGGCACGGGCCTGCTCGGGCTGCGGGCGGCGGTGGCGTCCGTCGGCGGCGAGTTCGAGGCCGGTGCGCATGGGGAGGGCTTCCGGGTCCGGGCGTACGTCCCTGGGCAGCCGGTCGCGGCCAGGACCCCGCGCCCGGCCCGGGCGCCGTTCACGCACGCCCGCCGCCGGGTCGCCGCCGGCCTCGGCACCGCGGCCGGCGTGGGCGTGGTGCTCGTCGGCGCCGCCTTCGGCTGGTACGCGTATGCCGAGACCCACTCGGTGCTCGAACCCGCCGCGTACGCGAAGCTCCGCGTGGGCGCTCCGGTCGCCGAGGTCGAGCGGGTGCTGCCCGAGCGCGACGTCAACGACCCGCCCGAGGAGCGGGCCCCGGCCCCGCCCGACGGAGCCGACTGCCGCTACTACCGCGCGAGCGGGGAACTCTTCGTCTCCGTCGCGCACTTCAGACTTTGCTTCGACGCCGGACGGCTGGTCGCCAAGGACGTGGTCCCCGGCGTCGGCCTGTCCGGCGAAGGCCGGGAAGAGTACGAGGAGTTCGCACGATGAGTACCGGAGACACGAGCGGGGCGCCGATCCGCGTGCTGCTGGCCGACGACGAGGCGATGGTCCGGGCCGGCGTGCGCGCCATCCTGGGCAGCGGCGGCGAGACGGAGGTCGTCGCCGAGGCGGGCGACGGACGCGAGGCGGTGGAACTGGCCCGCGCCCACCGCCCGGACGTGGCCCTGCTCGACATCCGCATGCCGCGCCTGGACGGTCTCGCGGCGGCGGAGGAGATCGTACGGACCGTGCCCGGCACGGCCGTCGCGATGCTCACCACCTTCTCCGAGGGCGCCTATGTGACCCGCGCCCTGGGCGGCGGCGTCACCGGGTTCCTGCTGAAGTCCGGGGATCCGTACGAACTCATCGCGGGGGTACGGGCGGTGGCCGCCGGCGCCGCGTTCCTCTCGCCCAAGGTGGCCCGGTACGTCATCGACGAGGGCCTCGGCGGCGGCCGCCTCACCCGTGAGGCGCGGGCACGCGCGCGGGTAACCGCTCTGAGTCCCCGCGAGCGCGAGGTGCTCGGCCTGGTCGGCGCGGGCCTGTCCAACCCGGAGATCGCCGCCCGCCTGCATCTCGTCGAGGGCACGGTGAAGGCGTACGTGAGCGCGGTCCTGGAGCGGCTGGGTGTCCGCAACCGGGTGCAGGCGGCGATCGTCGCGTACGAGGCGGGTCTGGTGGAGCAGTGACCGCAGGGTGCGACAGCGCCAGTGAGCCGGGGACGAGCCGCTGAGCACGCCGGTGCGCCGGGCGTCCCGGCTCACCGGCGCGCGTGCGTCTCGTACGACGGGCCGGGCGCCGGGCCCGGCCCCGGAACCCACCGCACGGCTGGTGCCGACGAGGTGCGCATCGCCCCGGCCAGTCGCGTCATCGAATCCCTGCCCAGCCGTACGACGACGAGGGCGACGAGCGTGCCGAGCACCAACCCCGCTATGACGTCGTGCGGATAGTGCACACCGACGAAGACCCGGGAGAAGGCCATCAGCAGGGCGAGCGGGGCCGTCAGCCACAGCAGCGCGCGCCGCACTACGGCCAGGGAGACCGCCGCGGCGCCCGCGATGGTGGCGTGGTTGGACGGGAAGGACCAGTCGCCGTGCGGCGGGCACGCGGCCAGTGACGCGGCCGCCCCGGCCACCGCACGGCACGGACGCTCTTCCGCGACAGCGGACTTGAGCACCTCACTGCACACGTACGCCATGGCCGTGGCCAGAGGTGCAAGGGCCGCGATCGCGAACGCACGGGGGCTGCCCCGGCGGGCACGCCACCAGGCTGTCGCGCACAGCCCGGCGAACACCAGCAGTCCGGCCTCCGTCCATATCCCAGCGC contains these protein-coding regions:
- a CDS encoding phosphatase PAP2 family protein; this encodes MDFEDTALYRDITDFAHDTPNWVQHGAGIWTEAGLLVFAGLCATAWWRARRGSPRAFAIAALAPLATAMAYVCSEVLKSAVAEERPCRAVAGAAASLAACPPHGDWSFPSNHATIAGAAAVSLAVVRRALLWLTAPLALLMAFSRVFVGVHYPHDVIAGLVLGTLVALVVVRLGRDSMTRLAGAMRTSSAPAVRWVPGPGPAPGPSYETHARR